One Thermococcus sp. genomic region harbors:
- a CDS encoding tRNA-binding protein, whose product MWDTSKDYRLLVAEKAIELFLKTIEGAKFKGHWDKKRAIKLGKEMLPEIQAMRYSYIEPKELIETPQMKALKEKALEIIEALGGKDWHHKFISNASKDEREKVEEQVARIRFFLNTILGLDKRLALGKINDPVIAVDIKVGEVMSVAKHPNADRLLVTNVNIGDRAITVVTNDLTVKEGNRVAVALLPPANFRGIVSEGMFLGAGEGVLKDVKGEIGGLPKGIPLEALNETRNLVEAFLKG is encoded by the coding sequence ATGTGGGACACGAGCAAGGATTACCGCTTACTCGTGGCGGAGAAGGCGATAGAGCTCTTTCTGAAGACGATTGAGGGAGCGAAGTTCAAGGGGCACTGGGACAAGAAGAGGGCTATAAAACTCGGCAAGGAGATGTTGCCTGAGATACAGGCGATGCGTTATTCCTACATTGAGCCGAAGGAACTCATTGAGACACCCCAGATGAAGGCCCTCAAGGAGAAGGCCCTTGAAATAATCGAGGCCTTGGGTGGCAAGGACTGGCACCACAAGTTCATAAGCAACGCCTCCAAAGATGAAAGGGAGAAGGTTGAGGAGCAGGTTGCCAGAATCCGCTTCTTCCTGAACACGATACTCGGCCTCGACAAACGCTTGGCCCTCGGAAAGATAAACGACCCGGTCATAGCTGTGGACATAAAGGTCGGAGAGGTCATGAGCGTCGCTAAACATCCGAACGCTGACCGCTTGCTCGTCACCAACGTCAACATCGGTGACAGAGCTATCACCGTCGTTACCAACGACCTGACTGTTAAGGAAGGCAACCGCGTTGCCGTTGCTCTGCTTCCGCCGGCGAACTTCCGCGGAATTGTCAGCGAGGGCATGTTCCTTGGGGCTGGAGAGGGCGTCCTCAAGGACGTTAAAGGAGAAATCGGGGGCCTTCCAAAGGGCATTCCGCTTGAAGCTCTCAACGAGACGAGGAACCTTGTCGAGGCTTTCCTGAAGGGTTGA